In one window of Cydia fagiglandana chromosome 1, ilCydFagi1.1, whole genome shotgun sequence DNA:
- the LOC134666408 gene encoding transcription initiation factor TFIID subunit 4-like produces MDMPAIILSPTSSGSSQQLQAESTSTVHAPAAPDLVASDNWADCEEGLTLAATSAESHVAPANPALPQDAEAPPPLQVGAAPPPPPPAQNTAAASTGLSDRPSHEPSKRPRNVVNYKKYF; encoded by the coding sequence ATGGATATGCCGGCCATCATATTGTCACCAACGTCTTCGGGTTCCAGTCAGCAACTTCAGGCCGAATCCACCTCGACGGTGCATGCACCGGCAGCACCTGACCTTGTCGCCTCCGACAACTGGGCCGACTGCGAAGAGGGTTTGACACTCGCCGCCACCAGTGCCGAGAGTCATGTCGCCCCTGCGAATCCTGCGCTCCCTCAGGACGCCGAGGCACCGCCGCCGCTCCAGGTCGGCGcggccccgccgccgccgccgccggcgcagAACACTGCGGCGGCTTCTACGGGTCTTTCTGACCGACCATCTCATGAGCCATCAAAACGGCCCCGCAACGTAGTTaattataagaaatatttttag
- the LOC134666483 gene encoding uncharacterized protein LOC134666483, with the protein MANTVLSSLVMIALLHLCGGYKILVVFPLASKSHNILGTGYVKHLLDAGYEVTYATPFPTNKTTNKYHEVDLSKHVEYFDKKVGKLINLKAILNKETNPQVLGMLTQFVEMMWSMLEIKNLVDFLGDTTQEFDAVIVEWLFTDAFAGFATVYNCPLIWFVSTEPHWMVLKLVHEVSNPAFNPSIMSTSSPPFSFVERATSLIGVFMFSALKYFYLGPAEKTIYEEYFGPFVQMRGRSLPDYEEVLHNGSLLITNSHSSLSQPVSVPPNTKEISGYHIDSNPKPLPADLQKLMDEAKHGVIYFSMGSNAKSKDFPDELKQDFLKMFGSLKQTVLWKFEEQLPNLPKNAHILQWAPQHSILAHPNLRVFITHGGLLSTTETVFFGVPAVVMPYGLDQHLNAERAVNKGFALKVDLSYEMAGHMKLAIEEILSNPKYTERVKQLSQIYHDRPVSPGKELVHWVEHVVRTRGAPHLRSPALLLPWYQKIYLDLLAAVLLALFMLKLILKKLWGIGKYALIKIGLVKSPVVKNKKKTNTMPRIQRYLSALLLMACACDGYRILIMFPSPGKSHSILAQGYVRHLTRAGHEVTLVTSFPSNSTNPKLREIDASDNLVTVKGRALKLGRIMKKEYDITDQSLTISYYGNVAQMSLRNKNVQQVLMDDNEHFDVVIAEWLFDELYSGLGTVFNCPLIWASTFDPHWLILRLIDQPSNPAYVANCKSLNVPPFTLVQRVEELWAFIRVAFAKFFYFDPIAEKAYKDIYGPVLAKRGRPLPSYDDVLYNASLVLADSHASLGQATSLPQNYKIVGGYHVETEVKPLSQELQTIMDNAEHGVVYFSMGSKLKSTDMPEELKKRLLKMFGVLKYTVLWKYEEILSDIPENVHILKWAPQQSILAHPNCTLFITHGGLLSTTESVHFGKPIIAIPVFGDQYINSKSAAHKGFAKVVELGYDLDKDLKEAIDEVTSNTRYSERAKELSLIYHDRPVSPGKELVHWVEHVVRTRGAPHLRSPALLLPWYQKMYLDALALMMAAVAAVIYLIGKLCRLRKSIVTKEKYL; encoded by the exons ATGGCAAACACAGTGCTATCGTCTCTAGTTATGATAGCTTTATTACATTTATGTGGCGGTTACAAGATTTTAGTAGTTTTCCCGTTAGCTAGTAAGAGTCACAATATACTTGGGACTGGCTATGTCAAACATCTGTTGGATGCTGGATATGAG GTAACTTATGCAACCCCATTCCCGACTAACAAAACGACGAATAAGTATCATGAAGTTGATCTTAGCAAACATGTAGAGTACTTCGACAAAAAAG TTGGCAAACTGATAAATTTAAAGGCTATCCTCAACAAAGAAACAAACCCCCAAGTACTAGGCATGTTAACCCAGTTCGTTGAGATGATGTGGTCCATGTTAGAAATTAAAAACCTCGTGGATTTCCTCGGCGACACTACGCAGGAGTTTGATGCTGTTATTGTAGAGTGGCTTTTCACCGATGCTTTTGCCGG attcgcTACTGTATACAATTGCCCGTTGATCTGGTTCGTGTCCACCGAACCCCACTGGATGGTCCTGAAGCTGGTCCATGAGGTCTCAAACCCAGCATTCAACCCGAGCATCATGTCCACATCGTCACCACCGTTCTCTTTCGTTGAGCGAGCTACCAGCTTGATAGGCGTGTTTATGTTTTCAGCCCTCAAATACTT CTACCTTGGTCCTGCTGAAAAAACAATATACGAAGAATATTTTGGTCCATTCGTTCAAATGAGGGGAAGATCGCTGCCAGACTATGAAGAAGTTCTACACAACGGTTCTTTGCTCATAACTAACTCTCACTCTTCGCTGAGCCAGCCCGTGAGCGTGCCTCCGAACACCAAGGAAATTTCCGGATACCATATTGATTCTAACCCTAAACCTTTACCCGCA GATCTACAAAAACTTATGGATGAAGCTAAGCACGGCGTCATCTACTTCAGCATGGGAAGCAATGCCAAGAGCAAAGATTTTCCCGACGAACTAAAACAAGATTTTCTGAAAATGTTCGGTAGTTTGAAACAAACTGTACTCTGGAAGTTCGAAGAACAGCTTCCCAATCTGCCTAAAAATGCCCACATTTTGCAATGGGCGCCGCAACACAGTATCCTTG CCCATCCGAACTTGCGTGTCTTCATTACGCACGGCGGTCTTCTGTCTACTACTGAAACAGTTTTCTTCGGGGTCCCAGCAGTAGTGATGCCGTATGGACTCGACCAACACCTCAATGCAGAGAGGGCTGTTAACAAAGGCTTTGCACTGAAAGTCGACCTCTCTTACGAGATGGCTGGCCACATGAAGCTAGCCATAGAGGAAATTCTGAGTAACCCCAA GTACACCGAAAGAGTGAAGCAGCTATCGCAGATATACCACGACCGTCCAGTCTCCCCAGGCAAGGAGCTGGTGCACTGGGTGGAGCACGTGGTGCGCACGCGCGGCGCGCCGCATCTGCGCTCTCCCGCGCTGCTGCTGCCCTGGTACCAGAAGATATACCTCGACCTTCTAGCAGCAGTTTTACTAGCGCTGTTTATGCTTAAATTAATATTGAAGAAGTTGTGGGGTATAGGAAAATATGCTTTAATAAAAATAGGATTAGTGAAATCGCCCGTTgttaaaaacaagaaaaaaactaat ACGATGCCTCGAATTCAACGATACTTATCTGCGCTACTTCTGATGGCCTGTGcttgcgatggctacaggatcCTGATCATGTTCCCGTCTCCGGGCAAGAGCCATAGCATCCTCGCCCAGGGCTATGTCCGTCATCTCACTAGGGCTGGACATGAG GTAACGCTTGTCACATCATTCCCTTCAAACAGCACAAACCCCAAGTTGCGTGAAATTGACGCCAGTGACAACTTGGTAACCGTTAAAG GGCGTGCATTGAAATTAGGAAGAATCATGAAGAAAGAGTATGACATAACAGACCAAAGCCTAACAATAAGTTACTATGGAAATGTCGCTCAGATGTCGCTGAGGAACAAGAATGTACAACAAGTATTAATGGACGACAACGAGCACTTTGATGTGGTTATTGCGGAGTGGCTTTTTGATGAACTTTATAGTGG gttgGGTACCGTATTCAATTGCCCTTTAATCTGGGCGTCCACGTTTGATCCGCATTGGCTCATACTACGCCTGATCGACCAGCCTAGCAACCCCGCGTACGTTGCTAACTGCAAGTCTCTCAACGTGCCACCCTTTACGCTGGTGCAGCGGGTGGAAGAGCTGTGGGCTTTCATTCGGGTGGCTTTTGCGAAGTTCTT CTACTTCGATCCAATCGCAGAAAAAGCCTACAAGGATATTTATGGGCCAGTGTTGGCAAAGAGAGGTAGGCCTCTGCCGTCATATGACGATGTGTTGTACAATGCGTCGCTCGTCCTGGCAGACTCCCACGCGTCGCTGGGGCAGGCCACTAGTCTTCCACAGAATTATAAAATTGTTGGAGGCTACCACGTGGAAACAGAGGTTAAGCCGTTATCTCAG GAATTACAAACGATTATGGACAACGCAGAACACGGAGTCGTATATTTCAGCATGGGAAGTAAGCTGAAAAGCACAGATATGCCGGAAGAGCTAAAAAAGCGCCTGCTTAAAATGTTCGGCGTTCTAAAATACACGGTTCTATGGAAGTATGAAGAAATCCTGTCAGATATACCTGAAAACGTTCACATTTTGAAATGGGCTCCTCAACAAAGCATTCTGG CACACCCTAACTGCACCCTTTTCATAACACACGGAGGATTACTGTCTACCACAGAATCTGTTCACTTCGGCAAGCCCATCATCGCTATACCAGTGTTCGGAGATCAATATATCAACAGTAAGAGCGCCGCGCACAAAGGATTCGCCAAGGTGGTCGAATTGGGCTACGATTTAGATAAGGACTTGAAGGAAGCCATTGACGAGGTCACCAGTAATACCAG GTACAGTGAACGAGCAAAAGAATTATCATTAATTTACCACGACCGTCCAGTGTCCCCAGGCAAGGAGCTAGTGCACTGGGTGGAGCACGTGGTGCGCACGCGCGGCGCGCCGCATCTGCGCTCCCCCGCGCTGCTGCTGCCCTGGTACCAGAAGATGTACTTAGACGCATTAGCACTGATGATGGCGGCTGTGGCTGCTGTCATTTATTTGATTGGGAAGCTATGCCGTTTACGCAAGTCGATTGTTACTAAAGAAAAGTATTTATAG
- the LOC134668092 gene encoding UDP-glucosyltransferase 2-like, with amino-acid sequence MACACDGYRILIMFPSPGKSHSILAQGYVRHLTRAGHEVTLVTSFPSNSTNPKLREIDASDNLVTVKGRALKLGRIMKKEYDITDQSLTISYYGNVAQMSLRNKNVQQVLMDDNEHFDVVIAEWLFDELYSGLGTVFNCPLIWASTFDPHWLILRLIDQPSNPAYVANCKSLNVPPFTLVQRVEELWAFIRVAFAKFL; translated from the exons ATGGCCTGTGcttgcgatggctacaggatcCTGATCATGTTCCCGTCTCCGGGCAAGAGCCATAGCATCCTCGCCCAGGGCTATGTCCGTCATCTCACTAGGGCTGGACATGAG GTAACGCTTGTCACATCATTCCCTTCAAACAGCACAAACCCCAAGTTGCGTGAAATTGACGCCAGTGACAACTTGGTAACCGTTAAAG GGCGTGCATTGAAATTAGGAAGAATCATGAAGAAAGAGTATGACATAACAGACCAAAGCCTAACAATAAGTTACTATGGAAATGTCGCTCAGATGTCGCTGAGGAACAAGAATGTACAACAAGTATTAATGGACGACAACGAGCACTTTGATGTGGTTATTGCGGAGTGGCTTTTTGATGAACTTTATAGTGG gttgGGTACCGTATTCAATTGCCCTTTAATCTGGGCGTCCACGTTTGATCCGCATTGGCTCATACTACGCCTGATCGACCAGCCTAGCAACCCCGCGTACGTTGCTAACTGCAAGTCTCTCAACGTGCCACCCTTTACGCTGGTGCAGCGGGTGGAAGAGCTGTGGGCTTTCATTCGGGTGGCTTTTGCGAAGTTCTTGTAA
- the LOC134668111 gene encoding uncharacterized protein LOC134668111 produces the protein MKMYDTNSDNESMDVASSGVSESAANDAYLVPERSRKAYDKIYQDFMNWKITNDIQSFKEEVILAYFREMSDKFKYSTLSTNFSILKNTLVLNHKVDISKYSKVIALIKSKAEGYTGKKSKTFSPDEINKFLKEANDDEYLAAKVALIFGIVGACRRQELHRLQFTDVEVCGSRILVKIYNTKSNTNRVFTITGEYYELVKKYISLRPNHCCSPSFFIHYQAGKYTSMSVGINQFGNLGKTIAKFLGLPNPELYTGHCFRRTSATILVDADGDILPLRGHARYKTIPVLEPEDSTNDSMPSLVANKSIVNRNDHSTTIQETCSSNVTEKNIQEPNQFRKSFENQSIEHVNINITNTATDVAENSMENKDEVWSQIQNCFFKKKTDVTMNTPGTSLSEDYFDDSMEDEDKVRNPDENPLEDNSNKIVNINVPGAPGNLKQMLSTLVRFNNCNIQNVNIYCSK, from the exons ATGAAAATGTATGACACAAATTCTGATAATGAAAGTATGGATGTGGCTTCATCTGGTGTATCTGAGTCAGCAGCGAACGATGCTTATCTGGTACCGGAACGATCAAGAAAAGCATATGATAAAATTTACCAAGATTTTATGAACTGGAAAATAACAAATGATATACAATCTTTCAAAGAAGAGGTGATATTAGCATACTTTCGAGAAATGTCGGATAAATTCAAATACTCTACCttatcaacaaatttctctATTCTAAAAAATACTCTAGTTCTAAATCATAAGGTGGACATCTCAAAATATTCTAAGGTGATTGCTCTCATAAAAAGTAAAGCAGAGGGCTATACAGGGAAAAAATCCAAGACATTTTCACCtgatgaaataaataagtttttaaaaGAAGCAAATGATGATGAATACCTTGCTGCTAAG GTTGCCTTGATATTTGGCATTGTGGGTGCTTGTCGGCGACAAGAATTGCACAGACTTCAGTTTACAGATGTAGAAGTCTGTGGATCAAGAATTCTTGTGAAGATTTACAATACCAAATCAAATACTAACCGAGTGTTCACCATCACTGGTGAATATTATGAACTtgttaaaaaatacataagtttGCGGCCCAACCACTGCTGTAGCCCAAGCTTTTTTATACACTACCAAGCAGGCAAATACACCTCAATGAGTGTAGGTATTAACCAGTTTGGTAATCTAGGCAAAACTATTGCCAAATTCTTAGGACTTCCTAATCCAGAGTTGTACACTGGACACTGTTTTCGAAGGACATCGGCAACAATATTAGTTGACGCGGATGGAGATATTTTACCTTTACGAGGGCATGCTAGATACAAAACAATACCTGTATTAGAGCCGGAAGACTCTACAAATGACTCAATGCCAAGTTTGGTTGCAAACAAAAGTATCGTGAACAGAAATGATCATAGCACAACAATACAAGAAACTTGCTCAAGCAATGTAACAGAGAAAAACATTCAAGAGCCAAATCAGTTTCGGAAGTCCTTTGAGAACCAGAGTATTGAacatgtaaatataaatattacaaatacaGCTACAGATGTTGCAGAGAACTCAATGGAAAACAAAGATGAAGTATGGAGTCAAATACAGAATTGTTTTTTCAAGAAGAAAACTGATGTAACTATGAACACTCCAGGCACGAGTTTATCGGAAGACTACTTTGATGATTCAATGGAGGATGAAGATAAAGTGAGGAATCCAGATGAAAATCCCTTAGAAGACAACagcaataaaattgtaaatatcaaTGTGCCCGGCGCACCCGGCAATTTAAAGCAAATGTTGAGTACCTTAGTGCGCTTCAACAATTGCAATATtcaaaatgttaatatttattgCAGTAAGTAA